One Phaseolus vulgaris cultivar G19833 chromosome 2, P. vulgaris v2.0, whole genome shotgun sequence DNA window includes the following coding sequences:
- the LOC137809974 gene encoding vacuolar protein sorting-associated protein 55 homolog, with translation MSDLPGYIRTCLNTGKLLSLAILVSGGIVLQVLACALYNNWWPMLSVLTYVLLPMPLLFFAGSDDSIFSESDNSWVNFTKFLTGASTVGGIAIPSILKHAGVIGWGAFAMELSSYFVFGLTIICYLWMSDEDEYSIL, from the exons ATGTCAGACTTACCAGGGTATATACGTACCTGTTTGAACACAGGGAAGCTTCTTTCATTGGCAATTTTGGTCTCTGGGGGAATCGTCTTGCAAGTTTTG GCATGTGCCTTGTATAATAATTGGTGGCCGATGCTAAGTG tGTTGACATATGTGCTTCTTCCAATGCCTTTATTGTTCTTTGCGGGGTCTGATGACTCTATATTCTCTGAATCTGATAATAG CTGGGTGAATTTTACCAAGTTCTTGACCGGAGCCTCAACCGTGGGAGGCATTGCCATTCCAAGCATATTGAAGCATGCAGGGGTTATTGGTTGGGGAGCCTTTGCAATGGAACTTTCTTCCTACTTCGTGTTTGGATTGACCATAATATGTTACCTTTGGATGAGTGATGAAGATGAGTACAGTATCCTCTGA